One stretch of Ananas comosus cultivar F153 linkage group 6, ASM154086v1, whole genome shotgun sequence DNA includes these proteins:
- the LOC109711290 gene encoding protein EXORDIUM-like, which produces MGSFTAATSNLLLLAVVIFSLVHLSTGSSRKLSALVEPQPNLLTYHNGQVLRGDIPVSILWYGQFTPTQKSIISDFLLSLTSTTQSSPNPSVSQWWSSIEQLYLSKAGKSGGPTTAHVVLASQVSDEGCSLGKSLTMGQISELAAKAQPKKGGVGLVFTAQDVAVEGFCMSRCGLHGSDPRTGSAYVWVGNSATQCPGQCAWPFHQPTYGPQTPPLTAPNGDVGVDGMVINLASMLAGAVTNPFGDGFFQGPKEAPLEAATACAGVYGKGAYPGYAGDLQVEPTTGASYNGNGAHGRKYLLPALFDPSTSTCSTLV; this is translated from the coding sequence ATGGGTTCTTTTACTGCAGCAACATCAAACCTTTTGCTATTAGCAGTAGTGATTTTTAGCCTAGTTCACTTATCAACGGGGTCTAGTAGGAAACTGAGTGCTTTAGTAGAACCACAGCCCAATCTCCTCACGTACCACAACGGCCAAGTGCTCCGAGGAGATATCCCTGTCTCCATCTTATGGTACGGTCAATTTACTCCCACCCAAAAATCCATCATCTCCGATTTTCTCCTCTCCCTCACCTCCACCACTCAGTCCTCGCCGAACCCTTCTGTGTCCCAGTGGTGGAGCTCCATAGAACAGCTTTACTTGTCGAAGGCCGGGAAAAGTGGAGGCCCAACAACGGCCCATGTCGTGTTAGCAAGCCAAGTCTCGGATGAGGGGTGCTCTTTGGGGAAGTCCCTTACGATGGGCCAAATTTCGGAGCTCGCCGCGAAGGCCCAGCCCAAGAAGGGAGGAGTTGGGCTGGTTTTCACGGCCCAGGACGTGGCGGTCGAGGGGTTCTGCATGAGCCGGTGTGGGCTCCACGGCTCGGACCCGAGAACCGGGTCGGCGTACGTCTGGGTCGGGAACTCGGCGACCCAGTGCCCGGGCCAGTGCGCGTGGCCCTTCCACCAGCCCACCTACGGCCCACAGACCCCGCCGCTAACGGCGCCTAACGGCGACGTCGGCGTCGACGGCATGGTGATCAACCTCGCGAGCATGTTGGCCGGGGCCGTTACGAATCCGTTCGGGGACGGGTTCTTCCAGGGGCCCAAGGAGGCGCCGTTAGAGGCCGCGACGGCGTGCGCGGGTGTTTATGGGAAAGGGGCGTATCCGGGGTACGCTGGGGACCTGCAGGTGGAACCCACCACGGGTGCGAGCTACAACGGCAATGGGGCCCACGGGAGGAAGTACCTGCTCCCCGCGCTGTTTGACCCGTCCACGTCCACTTGCTCCACGCTGGTGTGA
- the LOC109711814 gene encoding protein EXORDIUM-like, translating into MSHISETKATCSFLLIFLVGFVDFCYGSRKLSSLYQPPPTLLAYHKGALLQGEIPISILWYGKFTPAQKSIISDFILSLSSPSSTPITPSVSKWWSNVDNLVQKAGKNKTHITLAHQASDEHCSIGKLLKRTQLLELARRTGSAKAGVALVLTAADVAVEGFCMNSCGSHGAVGSDGAASAAYVWVGNSMAQCPGQCAWPFHQPVYGPQSLPLVAPNGDVGADGMVINLAGLLAGAITNPFGSGYFVGDALAPVEVAAVCAGVYGKGAYPGYAGELPVDSATGGSYNVEGVNGRKFLVPAMFDPLTSTCSPVV; encoded by the coding sequence ATGTCACACATCTCTGAAACAAAGGCCACTTGTAGTTTCCTTCTTATTTTTCTTGTGGGCTTCGTAGATTTTTGCTATGGCTCTAGAAAACTAAGTTCTCTATACCAACCACCCCCCACTCTCCTCGCATACCACAAGGGTGCTTTACTCCAAGGAGAAATCCCCATCTCTATACTGTGGTATGGTAAGTTCACCCCTGCACAAAAATCCATCATCTCCGATTTCATTCTCTCACTATCTAGTCCCTCCTCAACTCCAATTACACCCTCCGTTTCCAAATGGTGGAGCAACGTAGACAACCTAGTACAAAAAGCGGGTAAAAACAAGACCCACATCACCCTTGCTCACCAAGCATCCGACGAGCACTGTTCCATTGGGAAATTGCTCAAGAGGACACAGCTACTCGAACTGGCCCGCAGAACCGGTTCGGCGAAGGCCGGGGTGGCGCTGGTCCTCACCGCGGCCGACGTCGCGGTGGAGGGCTTCTGCATGAACTCGTGCGGCTCCCACGGTGCGGTCGGTAGCGACGGTGCGGCATCGGCGGCGTACGTGTGGGTCGGAAATTCTATGGCGCAGTGCCCGGGGCAGTGCGCGTGGCCGTTCCACCAGCCGGTGTACGGGCCGCAGAGCCTGCCGCTCGTCGCCCCGAATGGCGATGTCGGCGCCGACGGCATGGTGATCAATCTCGCCGGCCTGCTGGCGGGGGCCATCACGAACCCCTTCGGTAGCGGCTACTTCGTGGGGGACGCATTGGCGCCCGTGGAGGTGGCGGCGGTGTGCGCGGGGGTTTACGGGAAAGGGGCGTATCCGGGCTACGCCGGGGAACTTCCGGTGGACTCGGCAACGGGGGGGAGTTACAACGTGGAGGGAGTGAACGGGAGGAAGTTTCTGGTTCCCGCCATGTTCGATCCTCTCACTTCTACGTGCTCTCCTGTTGTGTGA
- the LOC109711815 gene encoding EPIDERMAL PATTERNING FACTOR-like protein 1 has protein sequence MSSLSHVLLLATTLILMLFSAPHGARCTNRSPISSPQAMLMEEKIRLGSTPPSCHNRCNTCNPCTAVQVPTLPARAARLRPSESDGGGGELSFNEYANYKPLGWKCRCRDHLYDP, from the exons ATGAGCTCACTGAGCCATGTGCTTCTCCTTGCTACCACCCTCATCTTAATGCTCTTCAGTGCTCCCCACGGAGCACGTTGTACCAATAGATCTCCAATCTCGTCTCCTCAG GCAATGTTAATGGAGGAGAAGATCCGGTTGGGGTCGACGCCGCCCAGCTGCCACAACCGGTGCAACACCTGCAACCCCTGCACAGCCGTCCAAGTGCCCACCCTCCCCGCCCGCGCCGCGCGCCTACGACCGTCCGAAtccgacggcggcggcggagagctCTCCTTCAACGAGTACGCCAATTACAAGCCGCTGGGTTGGAAATGCAGGTGCCGCGACCACCTCTACGACCCGTAA